CATGGATGAACGCCCCTTCATCGGGTCGAGCAGGGTCGGGTCGAGCAGGGTCGGATGCTGCCGGCGGTGTCAGCTCGCGGTGGATTCGCGGGCGACCAGGCGCACCGGCCCGACGACCGTGCGGTAGTCGTCGTCTCCGCGTCTGCCCTCGATGCGATCGATGAGCATGGTGACCGCGGCATCCGCCATCGCGGCATGGTCGGGGGCGATCGTCGTCAGCGACGGGGTGAGGAAGGCCGACAGCGGCACGTCGTCGAAGCCGACCACCTTCACGTCCTTCGGCACCCGGCGCCCGGCATCCGCCAGCGCCCGCACCGCGCCGATGGCGACGAGGTCGGTGGAGCAGAACACCCCGTCGACCTCCGGGAACCCGGCGAGCAGCTCGGTCATCGCCGCCCGTCCGCCTTCGAGGGTGAACGGCGTCGAACGCACGAGCCGGGGGTCGAGCCGGATGCCGCGGGCGGCGAGCGCGTCCTCGAAGCCGCGCACGCGCGAGGTGGACACGTCGACGACGCCGGTGTCGCTGTAGTAGCCGCCGAGCATCGCCGGTGTGCGGCATCCGCGATCGATCAGGTGATCGGCGGCGAGCGCCGCACCGTCGGCGTTGGCCATCACGACGTGGTCGAGCGGGCCGGTGAAGCCGCGCTCGCCGAGCGCGACGGTCGGGAAGTCGCCGCGCAGGAGCACCGCGTCGTCGTCGTGCAGCTCGACGGCGCTGAGGATCAGGCCGTCGTAGTTGCGCAGGCGCGACCGCGAG
This is a stretch of genomic DNA from Microbacterium sp. YJN-G. It encodes these proteins:
- a CDS encoding LacI family DNA-binding transcriptional regulator, with amino-acid sequence MTTMQDVARHAGVSVMTVSNVVNDHPHVRDSTRQKVLASIAELGYHVNTSARSLRQGRTGVIALAVPEIDRPYFGLLASLLIERAAARGYELVVEQTAASRDRELDAISRSRLRNYDGLILSAVELHDDDAVLLRGDFPTVALGERGFTGPLDHVVMANADGAALAADHLIDRGCRTPAMLGGYYSDTGVVDVSTSRVRGFEDALAARGIRLDPRLVRSTPFTLEGGRAAMTELLAGFPEVDGVFCSTDLVAIGAVRALADAGRRVPKDVKVVGFDDVPLSAFLTPSLTTIAPDHAAMADAAVTMLIDRIEGRRGDDDYRTVVGPVRLVARESTAS